DNA from Dietzia lutea:
GCGCAGGGTCTTGGCGCTGTGCTCGCCCATGACCCACGTCAGCGCGTCGACGACATTCGACTTGCCCGAGCCGTTGGGGCCGACGACGCAGCAGATCCCGGGCTCGAATCTCAACGTCGTGGGCGCGGCGAAGGACTTGAAGCCCTTGAGCGTCAGCGACTTGAGATACACGGATGTCGATCCTAGGTCAGCGTTCGACGAATCCCGTCAGTCCGCCTCGCGCCGGTTCGTAGGTGTCGACGACGAGGTCCACGCGTCCGGGGGTCTCGCCACCGCGGAGGAGATCGCACAGGGCCCGGCACGCCGACTCCGGTCCCTCGGCCACCACGTGGACGCGGCCGTCCGGCTTGTTGGCCGCGTACCCGCTCAGGCCCAGTTCGAGGGCGCGGCTGCGCGTCCACCAGCGGAAGCCGACGCCCTGGACGTGACCGTGCACCCACGCGACCAGGCGGACCGTGTCCTGCCCCGGGTCGCTCACTCGGGATCGCGCCCGGTCTCGAAGTGCAGCGCCACCTCGGTACCCGCGGTGATGGTCCGGCCGACGGTGCACGTGGCGTCGACCGAGCGGCGGATCATGTCGAGCACGCGGTCGGCCATCGCCGGGTCCAGGCCCGACAGGTCGAGCTCGTAGGTCTCCTCGAGGCGCGGGTAGCGCTCGTTCTCGCGGTCGGCGTCGCCGGAGACGCGGACGGTCGCGGCGTAGTCGTCACCGAGCCGGCGGGAGACGGTGAAGTCCGACGCCATGGCCGTGCACGCACCGAGCGCGATCTTGAGCAGCTCGCCCGGGGTGAACACGCCCTCGACGTCGGCCGACCCGATCTCGACCCGTGCCCCGCGCGAGGAGGTGCCCACGTAGCGCCGGGTGCCGACCCGGTCGACCCGCAGCTCCGGGCCCGGGGCGTACCCGGGGGCGTCCCCGTGGGCGGGTGCGGGATCCTGCGGTGCGGGCTGAGGCGTCTGGGTCATGCGGTCATCGTACGACCGGGCGGCGGCGCGCCCCGCTCCGGCGGCGGGGCGCGGGCTGGCAGACGGGGCAGAAGTGTGAGCCCCGGTTCATGAAGTCCTCGCGCACGACGGCGGTCCCGCAGCGGCCGCACGGCAGGCCCGCACGGCCGTAGACGTCGAGCGACCGGTCGAAGTACCCGGAGGCGCCGTTGACGTTGACGTACAGCGCGTCGAACGAGGTGCCGCCGGCGTCGAGGGCGTCGGCCATCACCGCGCGGGCGTGCTCGAGGGCGCCGGTGACGGCGCGCAGGGTGACCGCGCCGGACCGTCGCCGACCGTGCAGACCGGAGCGCCACAGCGCTTCGTCGGCGTAGATGTTGCCGATGCCGGACACGACGGTCTGGTCCAGCAGGAGCCGCTTGATCTCGGTGTCGCGGCGTCGGATGACCCGGGCGGCGGCGAGGGGGTCGAACGCGGACTCGAACGGGTCGGCGGCGATGTGCGCGGCCGGCGCGGGCAGCAGCACCCCGCTGCCGTCACGGGACTCAGCCATCGGCACGACCGTCCACCCGCCGAACGTGCGCTGGTCGACGAACCGGAGCTCGTTGCCGTCGTCCAGGACGGCCCGGGCGTGCAGGTGGCGCACCGGCGGTGCGCCGGCACCCGTGACGAGCATCTGCCCGCTCATGCCCAGGTGGACCAGGAGGCAGTCGGCGCCGGCCGCGTCCTCGCCGTCGAGGGTGAGCCACAGGTACTTGCCACGGCGTCGCGCCCCGCTGACGGTACGCCCGGTCAGCCGCGCGACGATCTCGGTCGCGCCCCCGGGCTGGCGGCGTGCCGTGCGCGCCCCGGTGACCTCGACGGAGACGAGCGTGCGACCCACGACGTGATCGACCAGTCCCCGGCGGACGACCTCGACCTCGGGAAGTTCGGGCACGTCAGCCGGCGGTCCGGTCCGCCGTGGCCCCGTCCAGGGCCGCCCAGGCCTGCTCGGCCGCCTTCTGTTCGGCCTCCTTCTTGGTGCGGCCGGTGCCCTCGCCGAGCGCGTCGTCGCCGACGAACACCACGGCGGAGAAGGTCTTGTCGTGGTCCGGGCCCGTGGAGGTGATCTCGTAGCGCGCCTTGGGCCGGCCGAGCGACGCGCACTTCTCCTGGAGGCTGGTCTTCCAGTCCAGCGCCGCGCCCAGATGGGGCACGACCGTCAGGCGGTCGCCGATGATCTTCTCGATCAGGCCGCGGGCCGTCTCGAGGCCGTGGGTGAGATAGACCGATCCGAACACCGCCTCGAGGGTGTCGGCGAGGATCGAGTGCTTGTCCCGGCCGCCGGTGAGCTCCTCGCCGCGGCCCAGCCGCAGGTGTCGGCCCAGTCCGCCGTCGCCGAGTTCGCGGGCGATGTCGGCCAGGACGTACGTGTTGACCAGGCTCGCGCGGATCTTGGCCAGGTCGCCCTCGGGGCGGTCCGGGTACGCGTTGTAGAGGTACTCCGTCACGACGAGCTCCAGCACGGCGTCGCCGAGGAACTCCAGGCGCTCGTTGTGCGGCAGCCCCCCGTGCTCGTAGGCGTAGGAGCGGTGGGTCAGCGCCTGGGTCGCCAGGCCGGCGGGCAGGGCCACGCCCAGGACGGTGTCCAGCGGCGAGGGCTGGTCGGTCACGCGCGGTCCCCGTCGGAGTCGGCCGGGTCCGTCATGCCGAACTTCTCCGCCAGTCCGGCCCAGCGCGGGTCGATGCGGCCGGTCTCCTCGCCGGAGACCCCGTCCGGGGCGGGGGTCTCGGGGTTCACGCACTTGTCGTGTCCGTAGTCGGTGCACGTGGGCGACATGGGGAACTCGAGACCGAACGCGTCGACGAGGGCCGGTTCGAGGTCGATCAGCTCGCCGTCGAGCAGTCGCACCTCGTCCTCCTCCGCGCCGTCGGCCGCGGCGGTGCCGGGGGTCGCGTACATCTCGGTCAATTCCACGGCGACGTCGGTGGTGAACTCACCGAGGCAGCGCGCGCACTCGACGTCGGCCCGGCCGCTGACCGACCCGGTGACCAGCACGCCCTCGTCGACGAACGTCATCATCAGGTCCAGCTCGACCTGCGACCCGCTCGGGATCCGGATGAGCTCGACGCCGATGTCGGAGGGCAGCACGGCGGCGCGCTGCACCGGCTCCATCGCGCCGGGCGTGCGGGAGAGCACGCGGGTGTCGAGGACGAGCGAATCGGCGGCCGGACGGCCGTGGCGGGGGGTGCGGGAGGTGGTGGACACGCCCAGCAGACTACCCGCCTGACTCAGTAGTCCCCGTACCCGTCGCCGAAGCGCTCGTCGTCACGGGTGCCCCTGCGGGCGGCCGGATCGCGCCGTGCGGCGGGCGCGACACCGTGCAGTTCCTCGCGGCCGCGTGCGACGGTGCGCAGCGTGGCCCCGAGGAACTCCTCGAAGCGGGCCATCTTCTCGTCGATGTAGGCATCGCACTCCTCGCGCCGGCGCTCGCTCTCGGCGTGGGCGGCGTCGCGCACGCGGGCGGCCTCCTCGTCGGCGATCCGGACGACCTCGGACTCGGACAGCATGCGCTGCTGCTCCTGGCGGGCCTCGGTGATCGTGCGGTCGTAGAGGATGTTGGCCTGCTCGACCAGCCGGTCGGCCTCGGCGCGGGCGCGGGTGGTGGTGGACTCGGCGTCCCGGCGGGACCGATCCAGTAGCTCGGCGGCCTCGGCGCGGGCATCACCGACGAGCCCGTCGGCGTGCGCGGTGGCCTCGGCGACCATGCGGTCGGCGCGGGACTTGGCGTCGGCGAGCATCGCGTCGGCGTCCTCGCGGGCGTCCCGCAGGGTGCGGTCCGCCTCGGCGTCGGCGGCGGCGACGGTCTCGCGAGCGGTGGCGTCCGCCTCGGCCAGCACCCGGTCGCGCTGGTCGAGCACGTCCTGGGCGTCGTCGAGTTCGCCGGGGAAGGAGTCGCGGATGTCGTCGAGCAACAGCAGGGACTCGTGCCGGGGCACCACGCAGTTCGCGGTCATGGGCAGACTGCGGGCGTCCTCGATCATCGCGTTCAGCTCGTCGAGGGCCTGGAACACTCGGTACACGCTCGTCCCTTCACCGGATCGTCACATTCGTCCCATCAGTGTGCCCGCAACACACGGTGACGGGCCGGTGCGGCGGCGGTGTGTCCGGTGGTCCGGCGATTTCAGCCCGGGCGCTCCCGCAGCGCGACGGTTCAGCCCAGGCGCTCCCGCAGCGCGACCGCGACCGGATCCGGCAGCAGGTGCGAGACGTCGCCGCCGAGCCGGGTGACCTCGCGGCACAGCGACGACGACACGAACGCCAAGTCGGCCCGGGTGGGCAGGAAGACGGTGTCGACGCCCGCGATGGACCGGTTCATGTGGGCCATCGGCAGCTCGTAGTCGTAGTCGGTGGAGTCCCGCAGGCCTTTGATGACGGCCGTCGCCCCCTGGTCGCGGCAGTAGTCCACGAGCAGTCCGTAGAAGCTGTCCACCCGCACGCCGGGTATGTCCGCGCACACCTCGTCGATGAGCGCCTTGCGCTCGTCGATCGTGAAGGTGCCCTGCTTGTTGGGGTTGGCGACCACGCACACGACCACGTCGTCGAACAGCTCCGCGGCGCGGCGGATGATGTCGAGGTGCCCGAGGGTCACCGGGTCGAAGGAGCCTGGGCACACGACGGTCGTCATGGGGCGACCGTATCAACCGGCCTGGCCATTTCGATCGTGGTCTCCCCGTACGTGCGCTCGAAGATCACGTCGTAGCCGGCGGGCCAGCGCACCGCGGGGTCGCGCTTCGAGCGCTCCCACACCACGAGGGCGTCCTCGGCGAGCCAACCCCCCGCGAGCAGCGCGCCCAGGACCGGCTCGTCGAGCACGGCCGAGCGCTCGTACGGCGGGTCGGCCAGGACCAGGTGAAAGCCGCCGGGCACGGGGCAGTCGCCCTCGACGGCCGCCGGGAGGGCCGCACGTCTGACGATGGTGCGCAGGGAGGGTGACGACGACGAGGCCCCTCCGGTGTTCTTCTTCAGGCAGGCCACCGCCCGGTGGTTCTCCTCGACGAACCACGCGGTGTCGGCCCCCCGGGACAGGGCCTCGAGCCCGAGCGCCCCGGAGCCGGCGAACAGGTCGAGGACGGCGGCGCCGTCCAGGTCCACCCGGCTGTCGATGGCGCTGAACAGCGCCTCGCGGACCCGGTCGGTGGTGGGCCGTGTCCCGGCCGGCGGCACGGTGATCGACAGCCCGCGCAGGCGGCCGGAGATGATGCGGGTCATTCGGGTTCCCGTCGCGTCAGTATCTGAACAGGTAGTCGGATTCCTCGGAGCCGGCCAGGCGGCGGACACGCTCGGCGAGGGCGGGGTGCCGGTGCAGGCCCGGGTCCGCCTCGAGGATCTCCTCGGCGTGGCGGCGGGCGATCTCGATGACGTCCCCGTCGTCGACAACCGAGAGCAGCCGTAGCGCCGACAGCGCCCCGGACTGCGCGTCCCCCAGGATGTCCCCCTCGCGCCGTTGGACGAGGTCCAGCTGGGCCAGGGCGAACCCGTCGCTCGTGGCGGCGACCGCGTCGAGCCGCTCCATGGACCGGCTCCCCGCGCGGGAGTTGGTCACGAGCAGGCACAGTCCCGGCAGCCCGCCGCGGCCGACCCGACCGCGCAGCTGGTGGAGCTGGCTCACACCGAAACGCTCGGCGTCCATCACCACCATGACCGTGGCCTCGGGGACGTCCACCCCGACCTCGATGACGGTCGTGGACACGAGTACGTCGAGGTGGCCCGCGGCGAAGTCGGCCATGGTGGCGTCCTTCTCCTCCGACGGGAGCCGGCCGTGCAGGAGGCCGATCCTCAGCCCGGCCAGCGGGCCGGTGGACAGGTACTCGTGCAGATCCACGGCGGCGACCAACGGCGGTCTGTCGCCGCCCTCGTCGTCGTCACCCTTCGCCCCGTCGTCGGCCTTGCCGTCGTCGGCATCGATGCGGGAACACACCACGTACGTTCGGTGGCCGGCGGCCACCTCCTCGCGCACCCGCTCCCACGCCCGCACCAACCACGCCGGCCGCTCGCGCGCCGGCACGACGGACGTCGAGATCGGGCGCCGACCCCCGGGGAGCTCCTCGAGCTCGGAGACCTCCAGGTCGCCGAACACCGTCATGGCGATCGTCCGCGGGATGGGGGTCGCCGTCATCACCAGCAGGTGCGGCACCATGCCGGCGCGGCCCTTGGACCGCAGGCGGTCGCGCTGACGCACCCCGAAGCGGTGCTGCTCGTCCACCACCACCAGGCCCAGGTCGAAGAAGTCCACCGAGTCCTGGATCAGGGCGTGGGTCCCCACGACGATCCCCGCCTCGCCGGTGACGATGTCGAGCAGGGCCGCCCGACGCTGGGCGGTGGACATCGAACCGGTGAGCAGCACGACGCGGGTGGCGTGGTCGGCGGCGCCCAGGCGGCCGCGCTCGCCGAGATCGCCGAGCATCGCGGTGAGGGACCGGTGGTGCTGGACCGCCAGGACCTCGGTGGGCGCGAGCATGACGCACTGCCGTCCGGCGTCGAGCACCTGCAGCATCGCGAGCAGCGCGACCACGGTCTTGCCCGAGCCGACCTCGCCCTGCAGGAGCCGGTTCATGGGCTCGTCCCGCGCCAGGTCGGCCGAGATCTCCTCCAGCACCGCCTTCTGTCCGTCGGTGAGCTCGAACGGCATGCGGGCGCCCATCGCCGCGCGGATGCCGTCGTCCCGCACCGGGCTGGCCGGCGCCGGGTCCCGCGCGACGAACCGGCGCCGCGCACCGAGCAGCAGCTGCAGGGCGAGCGCCTCGTCGAAGCGCAGCCGGTGTCCCGCGTGGTCCTTCTCCCGCGCGTTCTCGGGCAGATGCGCCTTACGCAGCGCCTCGTCCAACCCCATCAGCCCCGCCGCCGACCGCACGGTGTCGTCCAGCGGGTCGACCACCGGCACCAGCGCCCGCAACGCGGTCACGACCGCGCCGAGCAGGTCCCACGAGGTGACGCCCTCCTTCGCGGCGTAGACGGGCAGCAGCGGGCGGTCGAACAGGCTCGGCCCGCCCTCGGCGTCGATCTCCGCAGCGAGCCGGGCCAGCGCGGCCAGGTCGCCTGATCCCTTGAGCTGCCCGCTCTGCCCGGAGACCGACCGCAGCACCAGGAACTCGGGGTGCTTGAGGTCCGGCGCGCGACGGAAGTGCGACACGGTGCCGTCGAACATGGCGAGGGTGCCCACCGGGAGCAGGTACTTGATGCTGCGACCGGCGAAGAAGACCACTCGGAACTCCATGTCGCCGTCCTCCACGGTGAGCGTGAGCATCTCGCGAGGCTGGCCTTTTTTGGTGTGGTAAGTCCTCGTCCGCGCCGTGGTGACCGTGCCGATGACCGTCACCCGCTCGCCGTCGACGAGCTGCCGCTTGTCGTAGCGTTGCCCGTGCTGGCGGTAGCGCCGCGGCAGGGTGTGCAGCAGGTCCCCGACGGTCCGGTGGCCGAACGCCGTGGTGATCCGCTCCGCCAGCCCGGGGTCGAGCACCTCGACCAGGGGCGTGTCCGTGGTGGCGAGCGTCGTCATTCGACCCCGACGTGCGCCAGCGCCCGCCCCGGGCCCGCGGCGTAGCCGACGACCTCGATGTCGGGGTGCGCGCTGCGCAGCCTGGAGAGCGCCGACTCGGTCGCCGCCTCGTCGTACTCGTCTCCGAACAACACCGTGACGAGCTCCCCGCCGGCGGACAGCATGCGGTCGACCAGCGCACAGACCGCCTCGACCGCGTCGGTCCCGATGAGCGCGACATCGTGGCCGACCACGCCGAGCAGGTCGCCCGCCGCGCACCGGCCGACCAGCGTGAGGGCGTCCTGCTCGGCCCGGGCGAGGTGCGCGTGCCGGGTGCCCGCCGCCGCGTCGGCCATCGA
Protein-coding regions in this window:
- a CDS encoding acylphosphatase; its protein translation is MSDPGQDTVRLVAWVHGHVQGVGFRWWTRSRALELGLSGYAANKPDGRVHVVAEGPESACRALCDLLRGGETPGRVDLVVDTYEPARGGLTGFVER
- the rsmD gene encoding 16S rRNA (guanine(966)-N(2))-methyltransferase RsmD: MTRIISGRLRGLSITVPPAGTRPTTDRVREALFSAIDSRVDLDGAAVLDLFAGSGALGLEALSRGADTAWFVEENHRAVACLKKNTGGASSSSPSLRTIVRRAALPAAVEGDCPVPGGFHLVLADPPYERSAVLDEPVLGALLAGGWLAEDALVVWERSKRDPAVRWPAGYDVIFERTYGETTIEMARPVDTVAP
- the mutM gene encoding bifunctional DNA-formamidopyrimidine glycosylase/DNA-(apurinic or apyrimidinic site) lyase is translated as MPELPEVEVVRRGLVDHVVGRTLVSVEVTGARTARRQPGGATEIVARLTGRTVSGARRRGKYLWLTLDGEDAAGADCLLVHLGMSGQMLVTGAGAPPVRHLHARAVLDDGNELRFVDQRTFGGWTVVPMAESRDGSGVLLPAPAAHIAADPFESAFDPLAAARVIRRRDTEIKRLLLDQTVVSGIGNIYADEALWRSGLHGRRRSGAVTLRAVTGALEHARAVMADALDAGGTSFDALYVNVNGASGYFDRSLDVYGRAGLPCGRCGTAVVREDFMNRGSHFCPVCQPAPRRRSGARRRPVVR
- a CDS encoding DivIVA domain-containing protein; this translates as MYRVFQALDELNAMIEDARSLPMTANCVVPRHESLLLLDDIRDSFPGELDDAQDVLDQRDRVLAEADATARETVAAADAEADRTLRDAREDADAMLADAKSRADRMVAEATAHADGLVGDARAEAAELLDRSRRDAESTTTRARAEADRLVEQANILYDRTITEARQEQQRMLSESEVVRIADEEAARVRDAAHAESERRREECDAYIDEKMARFEEFLGATLRTVARGREELHGVAPAARRDPAARRGTRDDERFGDGYGDY
- the coaD gene encoding pantetheine-phosphate adenylyltransferase, encoding MTTVVCPGSFDPVTLGHLDIIRRAAELFDDVVVCVVANPNKQGTFTIDERKALIDEVCADIPGVRVDSFYGLLVDYCRDQGATAVIKGLRDSTDYDYELPMAHMNRSIAGVDTVFLPTRADLAFVSSSLCREVTRLGGDVSHLLPDPVAVALRERLG
- the rnc gene encoding ribonuclease III, producing the protein MTDQPSPLDTVLGVALPAGLATQALTHRSYAYEHGGLPHNERLEFLGDAVLELVVTEYLYNAYPDRPEGDLAKIRASLVNTYVLADIARELGDGGLGRHLRLGRGEELTGGRDKHSILADTLEAVFGSVYLTHGLETARGLIEKIIGDRLTVVPHLGAALDWKTSLQEKCASLGRPKARYEITSTGPDHDKTFSAVVFVGDDALGEGTGRTKKEAEQKAAEQAWAALDGATADRTAG
- a CDS encoding YceD family protein; its protein translation is MSTTSRTPRHGRPAADSLVLDTRVLSRTPGAMEPVQRAAVLPSDIGVELIRIPSGSQVELDLMMTFVDEGVLVTGSVSGRADVECARCLGEFTTDVAVELTEMYATPGTAAADGAEEDEVRLLDGELIDLEPALVDAFGLEFPMSPTCTDYGHDKCVNPETPAPDGVSGEETGRIDPRWAGLAEKFGMTDPADSDGDRA
- a CDS encoding OsmC family protein; the protein is MTQTPQPAPQDPAPAHGDAPGYAPGPELRVDRVGTRRYVGTSSRGARVEIGSADVEGVFTPGELLKIALGACTAMASDFTVSRRLGDDYAATVRVSGDADRENERYPRLEETYELDLSGLDPAMADRVLDMIRRSVDATCTVGRTITAGTEVALHFETGRDPE
- the recG gene encoding ATP-dependent DNA helicase RecG — encoded protein: MTTLATTDTPLVEVLDPGLAERITTAFGHRTVGDLLHTLPRRYRQHGQRYDKRQLVDGERVTVIGTVTTARTRTYHTKKGQPREMLTLTVEDGDMEFRVVFFAGRSIKYLLPVGTLAMFDGTVSHFRRAPDLKHPEFLVLRSVSGQSGQLKGSGDLAALARLAAEIDAEGGPSLFDRPLLPVYAAKEGVTSWDLLGAVVTALRALVPVVDPLDDTVRSAAGLMGLDEALRKAHLPENAREKDHAGHRLRFDEALALQLLLGARRRFVARDPAPASPVRDDGIRAAMGARMPFELTDGQKAVLEEISADLARDEPMNRLLQGEVGSGKTVVALLAMLQVLDAGRQCVMLAPTEVLAVQHHRSLTAMLGDLGERGRLGAADHATRVVLLTGSMSTAQRRAALLDIVTGEAGIVVGTHALIQDSVDFFDLGLVVVDEQHRFGVRQRDRLRSKGRAGMVPHLLVMTATPIPRTIAMTVFGDLEVSELEELPGGRRPISTSVVPARERPAWLVRAWERVREEVAAGHRTYVVCSRIDADDGKADDGAKGDDDEGGDRPPLVAAVDLHEYLSTGPLAGLRIGLLHGRLPSEEKDATMADFAAGHLDVLVSTTVIEVGVDVPEATVMVVMDAERFGVSQLHQLRGRVGRGGLPGLCLLVTNSRAGSRSMERLDAVAATSDGFALAQLDLVQRREGDILGDAQSGALSALRLLSVVDDGDVIEIARRHAEEILEADPGLHRHPALAERVRRLAGSEESDYLFRY